A DNA window from Paramormyrops kingsleyae isolate MSU_618 chromosome 10, PKINGS_0.4, whole genome shotgun sequence contains the following coding sequences:
- the pdgfrb gene encoding platelet-derived growth factor receptor beta isoform X1 yields the protein MKTDRGNMSILLVLLTAFVQLYLFSEGLEITPNNSTIVLEANSSISITCSGWSEVVWTKRTLSQRDPSLVLIKNGATSSTLFLEDVTWNQTGVYICSETIAEEAREISIFVADPKVWFIPNEHGMVTKTSDEGTVPCLVTNPKINVTLYEKSADTPMFGEYNPSTGFTAFLEDRTYYCKGELNGEERSSQLFYIFSIVAPEILEPKIKASKTVLRKGEPLMVNCTVNGAEIVYFSWNYPHTKGKTIEPLTDFMSSTSMRSFLNISSATLDNSGQYTCHVYEGVQENKANISMNITVLEQGFVKLHSVMSQNISTQLQESVQFRVLIDAYPKPLVNWTNDHALLFGDTVSVETRQLQETRYISTLTLLRVTMEQKGLYTIHATNEDDEQEMNFDLDVTVLPHIVELSDYSIAEKQHGVVCAAEGAPFPRIKWYSCDSMYKCSNQTNAWRPLKSEPENLDIQTNMTYNETRKIHQTRSVLTFLKLQKIMSVRCEASNALGGRARNIKLFSSTLFSQVAVLAAVLALVVIAVISIIILIALWRKKPRYEIRWKVIESVSSDGHEYIYVDPMHLPYDSAWEMPRDSLVLGRTLGSGAFGRVVEATAYGLGHSQSTMKVAVKMLKSTARKSETQALMSELKIMSHLGPHLNIVNLLGACTKQGPIYLITEYCRYGDLVDYLHRNKHTFLQYYADKSRRDADMCANSVSTGQGKGSECDGGYMDMSKDDTMEYVPMQELNDSIKYADIEPSPYETHYQQDNYQGQVQERVDAALVISDSPILSYADLVGFSYQVAKGMEFLAAKNCVHRDLAARNVLICEGKLVKICDFGLARDIMHDSNYISKGNTFLPLKWMAPESIFHNLYTTLSDVWSYGILLWEIFTLGGTPYPDLPMNDLFYSALKGGYRMTKPSHATDDIYDIMRKCWDEKFEKRPEFSFLVHTMGNMLPDSYKKKYSQVNESFLKSDHPAVARTKSRLSRPSLSPSQPAVAIRQEAEGEEATTSYNEYIIPIPDPKPEEVCDKGDTSPESPLSCQDPVGDDSYRIPEVAIPEDTKDSDTQEKDLTEGKATPDVEESFL from the exons CCTTTGTTCAGTTGTACCTCTTCAGCGAGGGCCTGGAAATCACCCCTAACAATTCAACCATCGTCCTGGAAGCCAATTCTAGCATTTCTATAACATGTTCTGGCTGGAGTGAAGTAGTCTGGACAAAAAGAACTTTGTCTCAGCGGGATCCCTCCTTGGTTTTGATCAAGAATGGTGCCACCTCTAGCACCCTGTTTCTGGAGGATGTGACGTGGAACCAGACAGGCGTGTACATTTGCAGCGAAACCATTGCGGAGGAAGCAAGAGAGATCTCCATTTTTGTGGCAG ACCCCAAGGTGTGGTTCATTCCAAACGAGCATGGCATGGTTACCAAGACAAGTGATGAGGGtactgttccctgccttgtcaCCAACCCCAAAATCAACGTTACCCTCTATGAAAAATCAGCTGATACTCCTATGTTTGGAGAGTACAACCCAAGTACTGGATTCACAGCTTTTCTGGAAGACAGGACATACTACTGCAAAGGGGAACTTAATGGCGAGGAGAGGAGTTCCCaattgttttacattttcagCATTGTGG CTCCAGAAATTCTTGAACCCAAAATCAAGGCCTCAAAGACTGTGCTGAGGAAGGGCGAGCCCCTCATGGTCAACTGTACTGTAAACGGAGCAGAAATAGTTTACTTTTCATGGAATTACCCGCACACAAAA GGCAAGACTATCGAGCCCCTGACTGACTTCATGTCCAGCACAAGTATGCGCTCCTTTCTCAACATAAGCAGTGCCACCCTGGACAACTCAGGCCAGTACACCTGCCACGTCTATGAAGGAGTTCAGGAAAACAAGGCCAATATCAGCATGAACATCACAGTCCTTG AGCAAGGATTTGTGAAGCTCCACTCGGTAATGAGCCAGAACATCTCGACACAGCTGCAGGAAAGCGTCCAGTTTAGGGTGCTTATTGACGCCTACCCCAAGCCCCTGGTGAACTGGACCAATGACCACGCCCTACTTTTTGGAGACACCGTCTCTGTTGAAACTAGACAGCTGCAGGAGACCAG GTACATCAGCACCTTGACCCTGTTGCGAGTCACAATGGAACAGAAGGGCCTTTACACCATCCACGCCACCAATGAGGATGACGAACAGGAGATGAACTTTGATCTCGATGTCACTG TTCTCCCTCACATCGTGGAACTGTCGGACTACAGTATTGCCGAAAAGCAACATGGCGTTGTGTGTGCAGCAGAGGGCGCACCCTTCCCGAGAATAAAGTGGTACAGCTGCGACAGCATGTACAA GTGCAGCAATCAAACCAATGCATGGCGACCACTGAAGTCCGAACCTGAAAACCTGGACATCCAGACAAACATGACCTACAACGAGACCCGGAAAATCCACCAGACACGGAGCGTTCTGACCTTCCTCAAGCTGCAGAAGATCATGTCCGTCCGCTGTGAAGCCAGCAACGCCCTGGGTGGCCGGGCACGGAACATAAAGCTCTTTTCAAGCA CGCTCTTCTCACAGGTGGCTGTTCTGGCCGCGGTCCTGGCCCTCGTGGTCATTGCCGTGATTTCCATCATTATCCTGATCGCGCTGTGGAGGAAG AAGCCACGATATGAGATCAGGTGGAAGGTGATTGAGTCAGTGAGCTCAGATGGACATGAATACATCTACGTGGATCCCATGCACCTGCCCTACGATTCGGCCTGGGAGATGCCCCGAGATAGCCTGGTTTTGG GTCGCACTCTGGGCTCCGGGGCGTTCGGAAGAGTGGTCGAGGCGACCGCCTACGGCCTTGGCCATTCACAGTCCACCATGAAGGTTGCGGTGAAAATGCTGAAGT CCACAGCACGCAAGAGCGAAACCCAGGCCCTGATGTCCGAGCTGAAGATCATGAGTCACCTGGGGCCACACCTCAACATTGTTAACCTGCTGGGGGCGTGTACCAAGCAAG GTCCGATCTACCTGATAACCGAGTACTGTCGCTATGGAGACCTGGTGGACTACCTTCACCGGAACAAGCACACCTTTTTGCAGTACTATGCGGACAAGAGTCGCCGGGATGCAGACATGTGTGCAAACAGCGTGTCAACGGGTCAGGGAAAAGG CAGTGAATGTGACGGAGGCTACATGGACATGAGCAAGGATGACACCATGGAGTACGTGCCGATGCAGGAGCTGAATGACAGCATCAAGTACGCCGACATAGAGCCATCGCCCTATGAAACACATTACCAGCAGGATAACTACCAGGGACAAG TCCAGGAGAGGGTAGACGCAGCCCTGGTTATCAGTGACTCCCCCATCCTGAGCTACGCGGACCTGGTGGGCTTCAGCTATCAGGTGGCCAAAGGGATGGAGTTCCTGGCAGCCAAAAAT TGCGTTCACCGTGACCTTGCGGCTCGAAACGTCCTGATCTGCGAGGGGAAACTGGTGAAAATCTGTGACTTTGGTTTGGCCAGGGACATCATGCATGACTCCAACTACATCTCCAAGGGCAAT ACCTTCCTTCCTCTGAAATGGATGGCTCCAGAAAGCATCTTCCATAACCTCTACACCACTCTGAGTGACGTCTGGTCCTATGGCATCCTGCTGTGGGAGATCTTCACCCTGG GAGGAACCCCCTACCCCGACCTCCCCATGAACGACCTGTTCTACAGCGCGCTAAAGGGAGGTTACAGGATGACTAAGCCCTCTCACGCCACCGACGACAT TTATGATATAATGCGGAAATGCTGGGACGAAAAGTTTGAGAAGAGACCCGAGTTCTCATTTTTGGTTCACACAATGGGGAACATGTTGCCTGACAGCTACAAAAAG AAATACAGCCAGGTGAACGAGAGTTTCTTAAAGAGTGATCACCCTGCCGTGGCACGCACTAAATCCAGGCTGTCGAGACCGTCGCTGTCCCCAAGCCAGCCTGCTGTGGCCATCCGGCAAGAGGCCGAGGGGGAAGAGGCCACAACTTCCTACAACGAGTACATTATCCCCATCCCGGATCCCAAACCGGAGGAAGTCTGTGACAAAGGCGATACTTCCCCTGAAAGTCCCTTGAG CTGTCAGGATCCCGTGGGGGATGACAGCTATAGAATCCCTGAAGTAGCCATCCCAGAGGACACAAAGGACAGCGACACTCAGGAGAAGGACCTGACTGAGGGCAAGGCAACCCCAGACGTGGAGGAAAGCTTTCTGTAG
- the pdgfrb gene encoding platelet-derived growth factor receptor beta isoform X2 codes for MKTDRGNMSILLVLLTAFVQLYLFSEGLEITPNNSTIVLEANSSISITCSGWSEVVWTKRTLSQRDPSLVLIKNGATSSTLFLEDVTWNQTGVYICSETIAEEAREISIFVADPKVWFIPNEHGMVTKTSDEGTVPCLVTNPKINVTLYEKSADTPMFGEYNPSTGFTAFLEDRTYYCKGELNGEERSSQLFYIFSIVAPEILEPKIKASKTVLRKGEPLMVNCTVNGAEIVYFSWNYPHTKGKTIEPLTDFMSSTSMRSFLNISSATLDNSGQYTCHVYEGVQENKANISMNITVLEQGFVKLHSVMSQNISTQLQESVQFRVLIDAYPKPLVNWTNDHALLFGDTVSVETRQLQETRYISTLTLLRVTMEQKGLYTIHATNEDDEQEMNFDLDVTVLPHIVELSDYSIAEKQHGVVCAAEGAPFPRIKWYSCDSMYKCSNQTNAWRPLKSEPENLDIQTNMTYNETRKIHQTRSVLTFLKLQKIMSVRCEASNALGGRARNIKLFSSTLFSQVAVLAAVLALVVIAVISIIILIALWRKKPRYEIRWKVIESVSSDGHEYIYVDPMHLPYDSAWEMPRDSLVLGRTLGSGAFGRVVEATAYGLGHSQSTMKVAVKMLKSTARKSETQALMSELKIMSHLGPHLNIVNLLGACTKQGPIYLITEYCRYGDLVDYLHRNKHTFLQYYADKSRRDADMCANSVSTGQGKGECDGGYMDMSKDDTMEYVPMQELNDSIKYADIEPSPYETHYQQDNYQGQVQERVDAALVISDSPILSYADLVGFSYQVAKGMEFLAAKNCVHRDLAARNVLICEGKLVKICDFGLARDIMHDSNYISKGNTFLPLKWMAPESIFHNLYTTLSDVWSYGILLWEIFTLGGTPYPDLPMNDLFYSALKGGYRMTKPSHATDDIYDIMRKCWDEKFEKRPEFSFLVHTMGNMLPDSYKKKYSQVNESFLKSDHPAVARTKSRLSRPSLSPSQPAVAIRQEAEGEEATTSYNEYIIPIPDPKPEEVCDKGDTSPESPLSCQDPVGDDSYRIPEVAIPEDTKDSDTQEKDLTEGKATPDVEESFL; via the exons CCTTTGTTCAGTTGTACCTCTTCAGCGAGGGCCTGGAAATCACCCCTAACAATTCAACCATCGTCCTGGAAGCCAATTCTAGCATTTCTATAACATGTTCTGGCTGGAGTGAAGTAGTCTGGACAAAAAGAACTTTGTCTCAGCGGGATCCCTCCTTGGTTTTGATCAAGAATGGTGCCACCTCTAGCACCCTGTTTCTGGAGGATGTGACGTGGAACCAGACAGGCGTGTACATTTGCAGCGAAACCATTGCGGAGGAAGCAAGAGAGATCTCCATTTTTGTGGCAG ACCCCAAGGTGTGGTTCATTCCAAACGAGCATGGCATGGTTACCAAGACAAGTGATGAGGGtactgttccctgccttgtcaCCAACCCCAAAATCAACGTTACCCTCTATGAAAAATCAGCTGATACTCCTATGTTTGGAGAGTACAACCCAAGTACTGGATTCACAGCTTTTCTGGAAGACAGGACATACTACTGCAAAGGGGAACTTAATGGCGAGGAGAGGAGTTCCCaattgttttacattttcagCATTGTGG CTCCAGAAATTCTTGAACCCAAAATCAAGGCCTCAAAGACTGTGCTGAGGAAGGGCGAGCCCCTCATGGTCAACTGTACTGTAAACGGAGCAGAAATAGTTTACTTTTCATGGAATTACCCGCACACAAAA GGCAAGACTATCGAGCCCCTGACTGACTTCATGTCCAGCACAAGTATGCGCTCCTTTCTCAACATAAGCAGTGCCACCCTGGACAACTCAGGCCAGTACACCTGCCACGTCTATGAAGGAGTTCAGGAAAACAAGGCCAATATCAGCATGAACATCACAGTCCTTG AGCAAGGATTTGTGAAGCTCCACTCGGTAATGAGCCAGAACATCTCGACACAGCTGCAGGAAAGCGTCCAGTTTAGGGTGCTTATTGACGCCTACCCCAAGCCCCTGGTGAACTGGACCAATGACCACGCCCTACTTTTTGGAGACACCGTCTCTGTTGAAACTAGACAGCTGCAGGAGACCAG GTACATCAGCACCTTGACCCTGTTGCGAGTCACAATGGAACAGAAGGGCCTTTACACCATCCACGCCACCAATGAGGATGACGAACAGGAGATGAACTTTGATCTCGATGTCACTG TTCTCCCTCACATCGTGGAACTGTCGGACTACAGTATTGCCGAAAAGCAACATGGCGTTGTGTGTGCAGCAGAGGGCGCACCCTTCCCGAGAATAAAGTGGTACAGCTGCGACAGCATGTACAA GTGCAGCAATCAAACCAATGCATGGCGACCACTGAAGTCCGAACCTGAAAACCTGGACATCCAGACAAACATGACCTACAACGAGACCCGGAAAATCCACCAGACACGGAGCGTTCTGACCTTCCTCAAGCTGCAGAAGATCATGTCCGTCCGCTGTGAAGCCAGCAACGCCCTGGGTGGCCGGGCACGGAACATAAAGCTCTTTTCAAGCA CGCTCTTCTCACAGGTGGCTGTTCTGGCCGCGGTCCTGGCCCTCGTGGTCATTGCCGTGATTTCCATCATTATCCTGATCGCGCTGTGGAGGAAG AAGCCACGATATGAGATCAGGTGGAAGGTGATTGAGTCAGTGAGCTCAGATGGACATGAATACATCTACGTGGATCCCATGCACCTGCCCTACGATTCGGCCTGGGAGATGCCCCGAGATAGCCTGGTTTTGG GTCGCACTCTGGGCTCCGGGGCGTTCGGAAGAGTGGTCGAGGCGACCGCCTACGGCCTTGGCCATTCACAGTCCACCATGAAGGTTGCGGTGAAAATGCTGAAGT CCACAGCACGCAAGAGCGAAACCCAGGCCCTGATGTCCGAGCTGAAGATCATGAGTCACCTGGGGCCACACCTCAACATTGTTAACCTGCTGGGGGCGTGTACCAAGCAAG GTCCGATCTACCTGATAACCGAGTACTGTCGCTATGGAGACCTGGTGGACTACCTTCACCGGAACAAGCACACCTTTTTGCAGTACTATGCGGACAAGAGTCGCCGGGATGCAGACATGTGTGCAAACAGCGTGTCAACGGGTCAGGGAAAAGG TGAATGTGACGGAGGCTACATGGACATGAGCAAGGATGACACCATGGAGTACGTGCCGATGCAGGAGCTGAATGACAGCATCAAGTACGCCGACATAGAGCCATCGCCCTATGAAACACATTACCAGCAGGATAACTACCAGGGACAAG TCCAGGAGAGGGTAGACGCAGCCCTGGTTATCAGTGACTCCCCCATCCTGAGCTACGCGGACCTGGTGGGCTTCAGCTATCAGGTGGCCAAAGGGATGGAGTTCCTGGCAGCCAAAAAT TGCGTTCACCGTGACCTTGCGGCTCGAAACGTCCTGATCTGCGAGGGGAAACTGGTGAAAATCTGTGACTTTGGTTTGGCCAGGGACATCATGCATGACTCCAACTACATCTCCAAGGGCAAT ACCTTCCTTCCTCTGAAATGGATGGCTCCAGAAAGCATCTTCCATAACCTCTACACCACTCTGAGTGACGTCTGGTCCTATGGCATCCTGCTGTGGGAGATCTTCACCCTGG GAGGAACCCCCTACCCCGACCTCCCCATGAACGACCTGTTCTACAGCGCGCTAAAGGGAGGTTACAGGATGACTAAGCCCTCTCACGCCACCGACGACAT TTATGATATAATGCGGAAATGCTGGGACGAAAAGTTTGAGAAGAGACCCGAGTTCTCATTTTTGGTTCACACAATGGGGAACATGTTGCCTGACAGCTACAAAAAG AAATACAGCCAGGTGAACGAGAGTTTCTTAAAGAGTGATCACCCTGCCGTGGCACGCACTAAATCCAGGCTGTCGAGACCGTCGCTGTCCCCAAGCCAGCCTGCTGTGGCCATCCGGCAAGAGGCCGAGGGGGAAGAGGCCACAACTTCCTACAACGAGTACATTATCCCCATCCCGGATCCCAAACCGGAGGAAGTCTGTGACAAAGGCGATACTTCCCCTGAAAGTCCCTTGAG CTGTCAGGATCCCGTGGGGGATGACAGCTATAGAATCCCTGAAGTAGCCATCCCAGAGGACACAAAGGACAGCGACACTCAGGAGAAGGACCTGACTGAGGGCAAGGCAACCCCAGACGTGGAGGAAAGCTTTCTGTAG